A genomic segment from Nicotiana tabacum cultivar K326 chromosome 7, ASM71507v2, whole genome shotgun sequence encodes:
- the LOC142161971 gene encoding uncharacterized protein LOC142161971 gives MQMEIFPVYLLHSGEWEENKFVNFISDCVIIESTFNYNNLVTAISEQIRIDSDLNTIEINFVPNGVKEIYENHLVVTSSVVASSSSCLVATNSNSRDVSTTDSTEIIDIELIENTNFSENTGIIDNMLNEFVEEDQVYKDKETLMNMMKNLVVRERFQFKVKRSSATRYHLTCLDDNCAWSFKSSTIFKANIYKVRSYNNNHTCGYGERYLTQRQATLGIIASIVKDKYVNPKKVYTANDIIEDIQKQHGIKVSYMKAWRAKEIAMAMIRGSPSDSYKELPKYFSMLEQTNPGSVTKLHKSEDGCFLYAYVSLYASIKGWEHCRPIMVVDGSFLKAAYKGTILTACTQDGAVGINLKNPSTCIKGTFGVREGMCIVSDRNESIFNATKVVYPEVPHCICMFHLCQNVKRTFKKHHKQLKDIFFALARAYTIEKFEYHMTELCNIDLRVQPYLFEIGYERWSRAYSKVKRSMVMTSNIAESINAANKDARELPVMRLLEYMTNLLQQWNNKNRKSAMETSTELDEKYDKFLRENLIASEKMTVRPATDQLYTVLEGVRRNIVCLEEGTGSCGKIQMDELPCPHAWAVLKNQQLKPGQYCSFYYKKDKLLSTYEFPVNPMPDESLWVVPTEVMEDVVLPPKGRRNAGRPRKERLKPASEKESKRAFSCSVCGQGGHNRKTCRNRPK, from the exons ATGCAG ATGGAGATTTTTCCTGTTTACCTTCTTCATAGTGGTGAATGGGAAGAAAACAAGTTTGTGAATTTCATCAGTGATTGTGTAATAATTGAGTCCACATTCAACTACAACAATTTAGTTACAGCTATTTCAGAACAGATTAGGATCGATAGTGATTTAAACACAATAGAGATTAACTTTGTGCCAAATGGTG TGAAAGAGATTTATGAAAATCATTTGGTTGTTACAAGTTCTGTGGTTGCTTcaagttccagttgtttggttgcTACAAATTCAAATTCTAGAGATGTATCAACAACTGATAGCactgagattattgatattgaATTGATTGAAAACACGAATTTTAGTGAAAACACGGGTATAATAGATAATATGTTGAACGAATTTGTTGAGGAGGATCAAGTTTATAAGGATAAAGAGACACttatgaatatgatgaagaacTTGGTTGTACGCGAGAGGTTCCAATTCAAGGTGAAGAGATCAAGCGCGACAAG GTATCACCTTACATGTCTGGATGACAATTGTGCTTGGAGTTTCAAATCTTCTACCATTTTCAAGGCAAACATATACAAAGTGAGAAGTTACAATAATAATCACACATGCGGCTATGGTGAAAGATACTTAACACAACGTCAAGCTACTTTGGGTATAATTGCTAGTATAGTCAAGGACAAGTATGTTAATCCAAAAAAAGTTTACACCGCAAATGATATAATAGAGGACATACAAAAGCAACACGGGATTAAAGTGAGCTACATGAAAGCATGGAGAGCTAAAGAAATAGCAATGGCAATGATAAGAGGGAGTCCGAGTGATTCATATAAGGAGCTGCCGAAGTATTTTTCTATGTTGGAGCAAACAAATCCAGGATCGGTTACAAAGTTGCACAAATCAGAGGATGGGTGCTTTCTTTATGCATATGTTTCGCTATATGCATCTATCAAAGGCTGGGAGCATTGCAGACCGATAATGGTTGTTGACGGAAGCTTCCTTAAAGCAGCATATAAGGGTACTATATTGACTGCTTGCACACAAGATGGAGCTG TTGGTATAAAtct GAAAAATCCTTCCACTTGC ATAAAGGGTACTTTTGGAGTTAGGGAAGGGATGTGTATAGTTTCAGATAGAAATGAAAGCATCTTCAATGCCACAAAAGTTGTGTACCCAGAAGTACCACATTGTATTTGCATGTTTCACTTGTGCCAGAATGTAAAGCGCACATTCAAGAAACATCACAAACAATTGAAGGATATCTTCTTTGCTTTGGCAAGAGCTTACACGATAGAGAAGTTTGAGTACCATATGACAGAGTTGTGCAACATTGATCTGAGGGTGCAGCCTTACTTGTTCGAAATTGGGTACGAAAGGTGGTCTAGAGCATATTCCAAGGTGAAAAGGTCGATGGTAATGACTTCCAATATTGCAGAGTCAATTAATGCAGCTAACAAGGATGCTAGAGAGTTACCAGTAATGCGATTGCTGGAGTACATGACAAATTTGCTACAACAGTGGAACAACAAAAACAGAAAAAGTGCAATGGAGACATCTACAGAGCTTGACGAAAAGTACGACAAATTCCTTCGGGAAAATCTGATTGCATCGGAGAAAATGACG GTGAGGCCTGCTACGGATCAGTTATATACTGTGCTTGAAGGGGTAAGGAGAAACATAGTGTGCCTTGAAGAGGGAACAGGCAGTTGCGGAAAAATTCAAATGGATGAACTTCCATGTCCGCATGCTTGGGCGGTTTTGAAGAACCAGCAGCTGAAACCTGGCCAGTATTGCTCTTTTTACTACAAGAAGGATAAACTCCTTAGCACTTATGAATTTCCAGTGAATCCGATGCCAGATGAGAGTTTATGGGTAGTCCCAACAGAGGTGATGGAAGATGTGGTCCTACCACCTAAAGGGAGAAGGAATGCAGGAAGGCCAAGAAAGGAAAGACTCAAGCCTGCTTCAGAGAAAGAGTCTAAGAGAGCATTTTCATGTTCTGTGTGTGGACAAGGTGGTCACAATAGGAAAACATGTAGGAATCGACCAAAATAA
- the LOC107759364 gene encoding glycine-rich RNA-binding protein 2, mitochondrial-like: MAFCNKLRGLLRQSISISGNALNAQAPAVSMLNAMRCMSTKLFIGGLSYGTDDQSLKDAFASFGDVVDSKVITDRDTGRSRGFGFVNFTDGESAKEAMTAMDGQELNGRNIRVSLAQERAPRSGGFGSGGGYGGGYGGSRGNDGF, translated from the exons ATGGCATTCTGCAACAAACTTAGGGGTCTTTTGAGGCAGAGCATTTCCATAAGCGGCAATGCATTGAATGCACAAGCACCAGCTGTGTCAATGCTTAATGCCATGCGTTGCATGTCAACAAAGCTTTTCATTGGGG GTCTTTCATATGGAACTGATGATCAATCTCTGAAGGATGCATTTGCCAGCTTTGGTGATGTTGTCGATT CTAAGGTCATCACCGATAGAGATACTGGGAGATCGAGGGGTTTTGGATTCGTGAACTTTACAGATGGTGAATCTGCAAAGGAAGCTATGACGGCAATGGATGGACAG GAACTCAACGGGAGGAACATCCGCGTCAGTCTTGCCCAGGAAAGAGCTCCTCGCAGCGGTGGTTTTGGTTCTGGTGGCGGATATGGTGGTGGCTATGGTGGATCTAGAGGAAACGACGGATTCTAA